From Lagenorhynchus albirostris chromosome 15, mLagAlb1.1, whole genome shotgun sequence, one genomic window encodes:
- the LOC132505284 gene encoding pre-mRNA-splicing regulator WTAP-like has translation MTNEEPLPKKVRLSETDFKVMARDEFILRWKQYEAYVQALEGKYTDLNSNDVTGLRESEEKLKQQQQESARRENIVMQLATKEQEMQECTTQIQYLKQVQQPSIAQLRSAMVDPAINLFFLKMKGELEQTKDKLEQAPNELSAWKFTPDRGLMALDYSEEVATSEKFPFWDMETLEKCFCLKKIEGETEVLSLWHTVSSDSLEE, from the exons ATGACCAACGAGGAACCTCTTCCTAAAAAGGTTCGACTGAGTGAAACAGACTTCAAAGTTATGGCACGAGATGAATTCATTCTCAGGTGGAAACAATATGAAGCGTATGTACAAGCTTTGGAGGGCAAGTACACAGATCTTAACTCTAATGATGTAACTGGCTTAAGGGAATCTGAAGAAAAACTAAAGCAACAACAGCAAGAGTCTGCACGCAGGGAAAACATTGTAATGCAACTAGCGACCAAGGAGCAAGAGATGCAAGAGTGTACTACTCAAATCCAGTACCTCAAGCAAGTCCAGCAGCCTAGCATTGCCCAGCTGAGATCAGCAATGGTAGACCCAGCAATCAACTTGTTTTTCCTAAAAATGAAAGGTGAACTGGAACAGACTAAAGACAAACTGGAACAAGCCCCAAATGAACTGAGTGCCTGGAAGTTTACGCCTGATAG AGGCCTGATGGCGTTGGACTATTCCGAAGAAGTGGCCACCTCCGAAAAATTCCCCTTCTGGGACATGGAGACACTTGAGAAGTGTTTCTGTTTGAAGAAAATAGAGGGAGAAACAGAAGTCTTAAGTCTGTGGCACACTGTGTCTTCAGACAGTCTGGAGGAATGA